ttttaaaaaatatttttaaaatacaaaaacaaatatgatgacatgcatcttttattttttatcaaatcatgtCAAATCATTTCTATtcttacattattattttttataacacataataattttgttaataaatatattttttaaaaaaagataattcttAACAGCTTCGTGTAATTTTGGAACTTGGAGACTTGAAGGGTAAAATCAGAAAATCATAGGGGAACATGTAAAAGgggtaaaaataaagtttacccAACTCCTGTATAATGTATACAGCTTCCGTACCAACTGGGACAAGACACGCATGCTTACAAGCCTTGTTAATCATAGAAGCACCACCATACACAGCTCGACACGTATCCttcatatttcatctttcaCAGTTGTCATAAAAAGACTCAACAACCCATCtccacacacacaaaataaaaataaaaataaaaacaaaaacagtacaCCCTtgaaaaacagttaaaaaaagcACACTATTTACAAGAGCCAGAGAGACAGAGAAGGAGACCATATGGGCACTAGCTAGGTTAGTCTAGCTTTCTGGTAAAAACTAgggttaattattattattattattattccattttttcattattttatttaaattcaataaaataaatacttataaGGTAgcgtttagatttttttaatagaaaaaactaaaattatttcaaagatgAATTTAATGTGTACCAAAACAATGATCAACCTAACAAATAATCTGAGTTTAACTTTTTGTCTCCATTTATATTCTATAAGAAGGAAATGAAACTGACAACTCAGACAAATATTAtgacaaatttaatatttccaTATGTTAAGGTTTCAATCTTACACACACCATGATGTCTTCATATATCCTATTTTGTTACAGAGAGGTAAAACACAACTaggtattttttcttgtttttccacTTATGGCGAAACAGCCCATTTACagaaagtctttttttttttttttttttctttttactcccaatatttaatttttaagccccagtgtgtgtgtgtgtataaaaacGCGTGTATGAGTAACATAGGTACTAATAGTCTGAACTTGTTTAGTAGATCGGTAGAGGTTTTGAATgtgataatagttattttttaaaatgtttttattttaaaatatataataataatattatattataaaaattatatatggtatatcaaaataatttaaaaatataaaaataatatattaatttaaaataaaaaaaatttcttttttaaaaatatttttcaacacaGTGCCAAACACTGCTGCCTTAAGAAATAgtaaaagagaaagatcatcaagagagagagagagagagagagagagagagagagagagagtcgccCTTGCATTCTTGACTTTGTTTCTTGTATTGTTAGGTTAGGTTTTCTTCTTCAAGAGGGCAAACAAATGGGGAGAGGAAAGGTGGTCCTGGAGAGGATTGAAAACAAGATCAGTCGTCAAGTAACTTTCTCCAAAAGAAGAAATGGTTTGCTCAAAAAAGCTTATGAACTCTCTCTTCTTTGTGATGCTGAGGTTGCTCTTATCATCTTCTCTAGCCGAGGCAAGCTTTTTGAGTTTTGTAGCAGTACTGAGTAAGCTTATATACCACCCTTTTcattctctctttccttttcctttttgcaTTGATCTATATATGCGGGCGTGTGTCTCCTTCTCTCGTACGTCCTAGCCATTCTTGCTTCAAAATATTCAACATCTTTCCCATAAATTCGTTAACCAAATTTAAGCACCATTATTTGGGAGAAAGGAAGTAAGAAAATGAGACgagcatcttcttcttcttctacctcctttttttattttaattcttgaatTGCGGTTTAGAGGAGTGTACTTAATTCCCAACGGGATCTTGACAcgtttgatgtttttttgtattttttaataatcccTCTACAGATCTTTGGGTCAACTCAGACTGACAGTTTAATTTATGGGGGGATATCTAGGGTTTTTATCTGTCTTTTTTACTCCTCTTAGACATGTCCAGGTGGATTCAAAACGAACAGTTCATTAAAGAGTCAAACCATGTTACTTTTCTTCATTTATGACGTGCTTGATCTTTGTTCAAGAATCAAGCCAATATATATTGTGCTCTCTAGCGGGGCACCTCAAATCCTTGTTGAGGTGAACCAAGAAGGCCTTAATGTGATCATGTCATGACCTTATCACTCTTGTGGGATTGGTAGAAAGTGAGATTTTCTATATAGCCTGGCTAAGAACAGATCACCACCATCCTAGTTTTAGTCATGTATTTGCTTTGATTTTCTCCTATCCTTCTGCGGGTGatgtttctctttattttttttagatgtcgtttttattattattataatttaatttaatattttactgtttctttcttttaatcagCATTAACAAGACCCTCCAGCGGTACCAGCAATGTTGCTACAGCACAGAAGGCACCAATATTCCCGAGGATGGGTCGCaggttttgtttttagttatcTCAAGTTCTTAAACTAAATCGATATTTCTAGTTTCCTGATAAATACAGTTTGATTCCCATTTGAATGAATTTCcttgtttataaaattattagcCCTCCTGActgatttcaaatttatttttatttttacaatttttaagCTCATCATGTGCTAGATAATAAGAGGgttcattaatttcttattttaaatgcATTAATTTGTTCTCTTTTTGTTGGTCAAATACTGCAGGCCTTATACCAAGAGGTCTCAAGGTTAAGGGCAAGATGTGAGAGTCTTCAGCGCTCTCAAAGGTTatctcaatttttaattaatctctttacttattttttaaaaaaccctaatttaaaattaaaatgcaacTAAGAATCAGCAATGGCAGAGCTAATTAACCTTGTTTCTAGGGGGAGTGGGGAAGTAAATTTCTCTTTCCTATGACTATTGAGGGTTTTGACTTGAGGTCCTCTTCAACctccattaaataatatttttatttggtttcgaTTTAAATTTAACGTGTAAATAATaccttaattaaataatatattctgattaattaataaattttcatggtCTACAGATACTATATCGAGGTTGTAAATTAtaccatgttattttttaacacgCTATAGCAAATTAGAGTCTGATACATGCATGTTTCTTTTCAAGGAATTTTCTTGGAGAAGAACTTGAACCACTTACGGTGAAAGAGTTGAAGAAGATTGAGAAACAGCTGGACAAAACTCTCTCAGAAGCTAGGAAAAGGAaggtacacacacacacgcgcGCGCACACACATTATGGTTAAATTCAAGGATTTTGTAGAATTTCTTATCAATACTAAAAGCTAATGTTTCAAGTGCAAGCTGCTAGCTTCAGGATTTGATCCATTAATTTTTGGCATTAGAGAATCAGATGTTTTAGAATGAATTTCCCATTTCAATTCTCTTTAATTCTACTACTAGCCACTAGCACTGATTTGGAGTCCATGACCAGCCTAAATGCTTACAGGCTTTagatttgattctcattttatGATCCTTTCGCTAGAACCACGTCTTTTAAAGACATATTTCTGATAAATCCAACCTCTTGTTCAAATTTTCTCAGCCTTCAGGGAGCTGGACTCAATTTCTATATACAGACCATTGTAAAATTTTGTCGTATTGCCTAGTACTTGTTAGGATTATGTAACAAAATACACTTCATGCTGATGGTGGAGTAGCTACAGAAACATCAGAACTATTAATGTTGCGTTATCAAACCCATACCTAGTCTTCTACCTATAGTTTACTCTCTTTATCCCGTTTCTGAGGTTTTGTCTCTTGGATCTattctttataataataaagaaggatGGTAAAATTGATGCAGATAATcataaaaatgtttaatttcTTCTCATCAATGCAGACGCAACTGATGTTTGATAGGCTGGAAGAGTTACGCAAAAGGGTAAGACTGCATTACCAATTTGCTGCCACCAATTGCTACATAAATCTATGGCAGCTTTAATAGTCTTTGCATATTTTTTACCCTCCATGACTATTTCGGAGAGTACTATATATCCCAATCAAACTGAAGAAAATGTTTAATGTAGTTATACCTGACCTGGTTAATATGAAGTTACACTGAATCATTGTTACAatctaatcaattttattttccaaaatatCAGATTTATGGTTAATATGTGTTAGAAACAAATTAGCGGTGAAAGGTAGAAATGGAAGCATGGTGTAACTCATATCTCCTTCATATCATATATtactctcataaaaaaaaagtctaatgaACTTGGACTTAGATTACAACACTCTGATCAactcatatatttatattagtgTAGGGATAATTCAAGAGACTCAAAGAATATGCATTCATGCACTCTACAATAAGTGAAAGAATTTCTCGGATGtagacttcaaaattaattccatgTACTGGCATGCAGGAGCAagatcttaaagaaaaaaaccaacagcTCTGGATTaaggtatttttttcttcaattcacaCCATTCATAAATAATGTACTTGTGTATGATGGAAATGCATGGAAGCTGtttggtttcttcaaaagaaggAGAGGGATTAAGCTGCTTAAGCTGCTGATCATGGTGGAAATTTCAGCTGGAGGAAGCTCAGCGTCTTCCAGCTATTCATGGTGTAGGAGATCCTAGCAAGGGAGATGGAAATAGGCAGAGTATGATGCACCCTTCCAAATTCAACTACGTTGAACCTCAACCCAGTTTACAAATGGATCAGTATGCTTTCTTTCTCCTTCCTTTTTTACTTACTTTTTCTTCACTtaacctaattattttttttgcatacaaAACTGTTTCTTGTCAAACAGGCACCAACAATTTGTTTCCCAGGAACAAGGCTAATTTGATTACAGGACTAGTATTCGAGGCAAGAATAAGTACCCCACTCCAAAATGGTTCCCATGAAGTATAAATTCTTCAACACGTACAAGTGTTTCTGATGAAATATTGGGTTCCAAGATATGTTCCTAAATTGTTGATGTGTGATGAACATGAACATGTAGTGCCCAAAGCAATGACATATTGTTAACCCATATTGCCGTAAATTTTTCAATGCAataatcttgattttatgatttgagtTAGGAGTATGAAATGTTAATCTATAttgccatcaatttttttaatttaattttagatagtttttttttttcaatttcaattttcaagattagatttattaaatattattcttttaaaaatttagctcAACCTCACGACCTGGATCATGAATTTGTCTTATTAGTTCAAAttgactcgttttttttttgttatatttcaatttttttctgcttattttagaaattgaatttcataattcttttttttttttcagcaagCATTCTTTTTCTATAGatcattgttattatattttctctttagATTTAGTATATTTACTttcattgcttttttcttatcttataattaaattaaatcattttattagaTACAATAGGGTCTCATAACTTAAGtcatgagtttttatttaattttttttttaaaacacgctAATAATACTTAAACATCgcttttttaagttaaaaaaaatcaacccgaaCTATTGCAAACTACGAATTACCTATCTAGTATCATCTACAACTGCATATCCATCCTAACATAACACTCAACATGTTGACATgcaatattaagaaaatcacatagattttttgaaattctttATTGGAATGAAGAACATGCAGCAcggttgtatatatataaaagctagCTCTCATTGTTTCGTTGAGTCTTGTTGAAGACATGAGAACAACTGCAAGAATCTTGCTTCGTGTTCCAAGTCAAAACATCTTTAAAATGACCTGTAAAGCAACCATATTCAAGTTGGATTCCTCTTACTCTATTATTGGTTGCGGGATGGTGTCTTCAGCATCATTTTATTGCTAGCAGAATCGGATTAATGACTCCAAATTAGACAAGAttgctttatcttttttctaaattgCAACCctcaatatttatttgatcCTTCAAtacttttcaacaaaaataaattaaagagtaaaatcaagttatttacaaaattattaaacatgattTGATGGTTGATTTAGTATAAAACTTGATCATGGATTGGGTGAGTTTTaagtcaattaatttttttaaaaaaatcaaaacaatattattttttaaaaaatcattgagttaatttttaactGACTTAAATAATATCAGctctaaaattgtttttttttttaaaacctaataTGAGTGTAgacaaagtttaataacaatggtTGATTCTCAACAAGAATCCTATGAAGGTCGGACCACCAGCGCATATGCTCATTTCAATTGCGACTATTGTCTCTGTCTCTCTTCTCGTCTTTTCAAGGTACGATCTTTTTAATTCTTCCATCATCAAAATCCCACTTTAAGTATATAGAGAAAGATGAATATTTGATTAGATGGATGAAAATTAGGCTGACATTAAATtaaatggttttaatttttaatttattttgtaataaagAGTATTTTGAGTCGGTTTATGTTAATCGAGAGTAAATCTTTATCGAGAATAGTTAATTCTTTACTTTATCTAATTTCAAGAACGCATCTTCTACATCAGCACAAAACATTGGGTGCTTATCTCATGGTTTATCATGAAATATCTCAACATTAAAGCAAGCTTGAGTCAAGGCAACGAATATAATAAGAGGAGAAATTAAAAGAGGGAGATGATTTCTATTTTAAGTTCATCGATCTTGAGCCCATTGGCCTAAGATCCAAGATATATACATAAATTAGGAGTGTTTTCAATGTGCAACTGGTGAAGGagacacaaaaatattttgcctCCACTTCCCTGTGATTGATTCTAGGGCTTTTTAATTAGCAAATGAAAGGGGTGATTCCAACCATAGGTTACTTTAAACTTGAACATCAAATCTCAAGCTTGCTTGACTAATCACtacaaaactaattaaaaattatggttatcAGATTCATTTTggggttttattattattattattattatttataagttATAAAATGATGATGACGATTATGATAAATGCAATTGCTCAATAATTTAATCACTAAAAATCTCTCGACatagttttgtgtttttttttattaatttagtcacgaaattttttttttattattatgtttttttgatttgttggctTGTATTACACTTTGAAGTATTGActagataataaattaatccaCACAACCACAAAAGTGTGCTGTACTACTTGAGACGTGGAATAATCAATTATATAGTCGTAGTTCA
The sequence above is drawn from the Populus alba chromosome 15, ASM523922v2, whole genome shotgun sequence genome and encodes:
- the LOC118056385 gene encoding agamous-like MADS-box protein MADS3 is translated as MGRGKVVLERIENKISRQVTFSKRRNGLLKKAYELSLLCDAEVALIIFSSRGKLFEFCSSTDINKTLQRYQQCCYSTEGTNIPEDGSQALYQEVSRLRARCESLQRSQRNFLGEELEPLTVKELKKIEKQLDKTLSEARKRKTQLMFDRLEELRKREQDLKEKNQQLWIKLEEAQRLPAIHGVGDPSKGDGNRQSMMHPSKFNYVEPQPSLQMDQHQQFVSQEQG